A single region of the Fusarium fujikuroi IMI 58289 draft genome, chromosome FFUJ_chr05 genome encodes:
- a CDS encoding related to COP9 signalosome complex subunit 3 has translation MDTVAAVLAAFTPTQAAAHSVKKYDAAIRDHVAALTSLLANQREVISTNASQILQNIDPSIDSITFQAILLLSLQTSNPTHGSERSTLLDETLRFLLNFNPLQIRYVGSEFRKLLEYVAAGTLFTTRVTVEALAAAILRLDPTGSMFTSTHLTLAKIAYSTSWIEPALKVLDCDLTFYPVMAGQKDAKLLCDSSLHPASFISVDTGLTGDVKSSAVLEYNHLAAQCYMSRRNWTKAYRALERVITHPAKDKGVSKVMDEAYKRWLLVGLLKDGKEPSIPSYTATIAKNTFSTLSTPYKSITTWFTTTNVAQLKADIEANQQAWEEDGTSSLISEVVAAYPKWQIINLCDIYVRMSISQVRLSTLSAETGEFLADDDATIRLVQDMIDSGLLKGELQPGNNGGELYLHFHDDNEAMTEAKFAQQIAQRYHNIESLGNQYKAANERLGNSKEYVKHAVREQKRADKDPADPGVGFDSLIEDEDLMTGITPTA, from the exons ATGGACACCGTTGCGGCCGTTCTAGCTGCCTTCACGCCAACTCAGGCCGCCGCTCATTCCGTCAAGAAGTATGATGCTGCTATTCGGGATCATGTCGCAGCTTTGACGTCGCTGTTGGCGAACCAACGGGAAGTCATCAGTACCAATGCTAGCCAAATCCTACAA AACATTGACCCCTCGATCGACTCTATCACATTTCAAGCCATCCTCCTTCTCTCACTACAAACATCGAACCCCACACATGGTAGCGAACGAAGCACACTCTTGGACGAGACCCTCCGAttccttctcaacttcaaccctcTCCAGATACGATATGTGGGCTCTGAATTCCGAAAGCTTCTTGAATACGTCGCAGCAGGCACGCTATTTACG ACAAGGGTTACTGTAGAGGCTTTGGCTGCTGCTATACTGCGACTCGATCCCACAGGAAGCATGTTCACATCTACCCATCTTACACTGGCCAAGATCGCCTATTCAACATCCTGGATTGAGCCCGCtctcaaggttctcgatTGCGATCTTACCTTCTACCCTGTTATGGCGGGCCAGAAGGACGCCAAACTCTTATGTGATAGTAGCCTGCATCCCGCTTCCTTCATTTCAGTTGACACAGGTCTGACTGGGGATGTGAAGAGCTCTGCCGTCCTGGAGTATAATCACCTTGCGGCGCAATGCTACATGTCACGACGAAACTGGACCAAAGCCTACCGGGCTCTCGAGCGCGTCATTACACACCCAGCAAAAGACAAAGGCGTCAGTAAGGTCATGGATGAAGCGTACAAGCGATGGTTGCTGGTCGGGCTACTTAAGGATGGGAAAGAGCCTAGTATTCCATCATACACTGCGACGATAGCCAAGAATACCTTCTCCACACTAAGTACGCCATACAAGAGTATTACCACTTGGTTCACAACAACGAATGTAGCGCAGCTCAAGGCAGACATTGAGGCCAACCAACAGGCTTGGGAAGAAGACGGCACCTCATCGTTGATTTCCGAGGTAGTGGCGGCGTACCCAAAGTGGCAAATCATCAACCTTTGCGACATATATGTACGGATGTCCATTTCTCAAGTGCGTCTCTCGACACTCAGTGCCGAGACAGGCGAATTCCTCGCAGACGACGATGCCACCATACGCTTAGTTCAAGATATGATTGATTCCGGTCTGTTAAAAGGCGAGCTACAGCCGGGCAACAATGGCGGTGAACTCTATCTACACTTCCACGACGACAATGAGGCGATGACAGAGGCAAAGTTTGCCCAGCAGATTGCCCAGCGTTACCATAATATTGAAAGTCTTGGAAACCAGTACAAGGCAGCCAACGAACGGTTGGGTAATAGCAAGGAGTACGTGAAACACGCTGTTAGGGAACAGAAGCGGGCAGATAAAGACCCCGCAGATCCTGGAGTGGGCTTCGATTCTCTAATAGAAGATGAGGACCTTATGACAGGCATCACACCAACTGCCTAA
- a CDS encoding related to BSC1 Transcript encoded by this ORF shows a high level of stop codon bypass, whose amino-acid sequence MKLWGSVLAALALTSSQVAGQTVDLSASSDLTFIGGTRTQKITRQTGPPTGAYSSYASKITLQGSSDTESDQLTSTLTGLFPTDVTDSTTITSNLTETGTGTATANGTSTTTTKAKPTNTQPCNNYVELCKRKYGNITMVGCHNSPFVRPGNSGSNQELEVETQLNDGIRFLQAQIQFPSNSSVPHFCHSTCDLLDAGPITDWLTRVRKWVDDHPYDVVTILLGNGNYSHPDLYVPYIRETGILKYVYQAPYLPMALEDWPTLEDLIIRGKRVIMFIDYVSDQKKYPWLLDEFTQMWETPFDPLDRDFPCTVQRPPDLSEKSAKNRLYLMNHNLNAEFNVFGAEILVPAVALLNETNNVTGYGSLGVAANNCRSDWGRAPNILNVDYYNYGGFPGSVFEVAAQMNNVTYNRDSCCGTASLAPHTYQAASMTALLAALMSAYLMF is encoded by the coding sequence ATGAAGCTCTGGGGCTCAGTACTTGCGGCTCTGGCTTTGACTTCCAGTCAAGTAGCAGGTCAGACAGTCGATTTATCAGCGTCTTCAGACCTCACTTTCATTGGAGGTACACGAACACAGAAAATTACACGACAAACCGGTCCTCCCACAGGCGCATATTCTTCCTACGCCTCTAAGATCACACTGCAGGGCTCCAGCGACACCGAATCGGACCAACTCACGAGCACCCTCACAGGCCTTTTCCCCACAGATGTCACAGATAGCACTACCATCACCAGCAACCTGACAGAGACTGGCACAGGAACCGCCACAGCAAATGGTACCTCGACTACCACGACGAAAGCAAAGCCTACAAACACACAGCCCTGTAACAATTATGTCGAGCTTTGCAAGCGCAAGTACGGCAATATCACGATGGTTGGCTGCCACAACTCACCCTTCGTAAGACCGGGTAATTCTGGCTCTAAccaggagcttgaggttgagacaCAACTTAATGATGGCATTCGCTTCCTTCAGGCCCAGATCCAGTTCCCTAGCAACTCATCAGTGCCACACTTTTGCCATTCGACctgtgatcttcttgacgcgGGTCCCATCACCGACTGGCTAACCAGAGTACGAAAGTGGGTTGACGACCACCCATACGATGTTGTCACTATTCTTCTTGGAAATGGAAACTACTCTCATCCCGATCTTTACGTACCGTACATCAGAGAGACCGGCATTTTGAAGTATGTCTACCAAGCGCCTTACCTCCCAATGGCCCTTGAAGACTGGCCCACTCTGgaagatctcatcattcGTGGCAAGCGAGTCATCATGTTCATCGACTACGTGTCGGACCAGAAGAAGTATCCCTGGCTTCTCGATGAGTTTACACAGATGTGGGAGACTCCTTTTGATCCCCTGGATCGCGACTTTCCCTGCACTGTCCAGCGACCTCCCGACCTGAGCGAGAAATCAGCGAAGAACCGCCTATACCTCATGAACCACAACCTCAACGCCGAGTTCAACGTTTTTGGTGCCGAAATTCTGGTTCCCGCTGTGGCACTACTCAACGAGACTAATAACGTCACGGGCTATGGCAGCCTGGGTGTTGCGGCCAACAACTGCCGCTCTGACTGGGGCCGGGCTCCCAATATTCTCAACGTGGACTATTACAATTACGGTGGCTTCCCTGGCTCTGTCTTTGAGGTTGCTGCGCAGATGAATAACGTGACATACAACCGTGACAGTTGTTGCGGTACCGCGAGCCTAGCTCCACATACATATCAAGCTGCGTCTATGACAGCTTTGCTGGCTGCATTGATGTCAGCGTACCTCATGTTCTAG